TTTAGTTCGTAACCGGAAATCCCTTCTTGTTTTTCCAAACATTCCAGCATTTGTGCAAATTCGTTTAATGAAGCACCCGAAATACTTACAATTAAAGGAACTTTAAGATTTTTTCGCAATATAGGTAAATCCTCAGCTATGAATTTATCCAAGCCGGGATTTTGCAAACCGATGGAATTTAACAGTCCTGCTTCTGTTTCATATAAACGCGGAGGTGGATTTCCCTTTTTCGGATTGCGGGTAATAGTTTTACAGACATAAGCTCCTAAATGTTCCTGAGCAATAAAATCCAGGTTCTCCAAAGCAAAAGTGCCGGAGGCAACAGTAACGGGACTATTCATTTTTAGCCGCCCCAAAGATGTCTGAAGCGGATTTAAAATTTGTTCCATAATACCTCCGCAGCATTAAAAACAGGACCTTCTTTGCACACCCGTAAATAATTCCAGTCATTTTCATTGCCAACAGGAATGGCACAACCGTAACAAACGCCAATGCCGCAAGCCATATATGCTTCCAGAGAACAGTAATGTTCAATATTCAGTTTATTGGTAATTGCGGCACATTCTTTCAGCATTGGCATAGGACCGCAACTATATATTAAATCAATCTTCTTTTCTGCAATCAATTTTGTCATCCCTTCTGTAACCATTCCTTTTTTGCCAAAACTGCCATCTTCAGTCCAAATTTCATCACAGGGAAACACATCGTTTTGTCCTGAACCACCATGCACCCAGTAAAGCAGATTGTGCTTAATTAATTGCTTTTGTAAATACCACAAAGGAGGATAGCCAATTCCTCCGCTAACCAGCAATATTCTTCTGCCGGTAACAAAGGGAAAACCGTTTCCCAGAGGGCCTATTAGCTCTAAAAGGTCTCCAGCTTTAAGTTTATAGAGAGCATTGGTACCGGTGCCTACTTTTTTAATGAAGAAACCAATTCTCCCTTCTGCATTATCATAAATAGAAATGGGTTTAAAAAGTTTGGGCAAAGAACGGATTTCTTCCGCATCGGCAATACTGTAATGAGCTCTAATTTCAAAGAATTGTCCCGGCTGGCATTTTTTCCCCAATGCCTCATCCCATATCCAAAGAATAAAATAATCCCCGCAGAGTTCTTCGCGAGAATATATTGTCTGTTCCAGAAACTGGTGTTTGGGTTTATCCATTTTCACTATCCAGATAAGTTATTTTACCGTCACAGATAGTCACCATAATCCTGCCGGGAAACCATTGATTGAGCCAGGGTGTGTTTTTGCTTTTAGAAAGGATATTTTCCGCTGAAAAAAGAGTTTCTTTTTCCAGGTCTATAATCGTTAAATCAGCTGTTTTTCCTTCTGCTAAAATTCCCCCGGGTAAATTTAAAATCTTAGCTGGAGCGATAGTTAATGCCTCAATTAAACGGTTTAGGTCTATCTGTCCCGTCTGCACCAGGTTTTTATAGAGCACGGGAAATGCCGTTTCCAAACCAATTATGCCAAAAGGAGCCAGATCAAATTCCTTTTCCTTTTCAAAATCCGCATGAGGAGAATGGTCTGTAGCAATGCAATCAATTATTCCTTCTTTCAATGCCTGAATGCAGGCAAGACGGTCTTTTTCACTTCGCAGAGGGGGTTTCATTTTAGTATTGGTATTAAAAGATAAATTTGCCTCTTCATTTAGCACCAAATGGTGAGGTGTAACTTCACAGGTAACCGGTAAGCCCTTATCCTTAGCATTTTTTACTAATTCTATAGAGCGCTCCGTAGAAATATGAGCAATATGTAATTGAGCTCCAGCACTTTCTGCCAGCATAATATCCCGGGCAATAATCACTTCTTCTGCCAGACCCGGAATTCCACTAAATCCAAGTTTGGTAGCCACTTTGCCGGAATGGATCTGTCCCTTGCCTGCCAGAGAATAATC
The window above is part of the Candidatus Cloacimonas sp. genome. Proteins encoded here:
- a CDS encoding dihydroorotate dehydrogenase electron transfer subunit, with protein sequence MDKPKHQFLEQTIYSREELCGDYFILWIWDEALGKKCQPGQFFEIRAHYSIADAEEIRSLPKLFKPISIYDNAEGRIGFFIKKVGTGTNALYKLKAGDLLELIGPLGNGFPFVTGRRILLVSGGIGYPPLWYLQKQLIKHNLLYWVHGGSGQNDVFPCDEIWTEDGSFGKKGMVTEGMTKLIAEKKIDLIYSCGPMPMLKECAAITNKLNIEHYCSLEAYMACGIGVCYGCAIPVGNENDWNYLRVCKEGPVFNAAEVLWNKF
- a CDS encoding dihydroorotase, whose protein sequence is MKTLIINAVIYQKGKFIKGEILIDRKKIVKISGGTASSGYPTDKADKIIDAKGACMFPGFIDLHSHLRDPGQTYKEDIVTGTKAAAHGGFTAVCAMPNTEPVTDNIASVEYIQLRAEEHGSAKVYVIGAITKQSAGKEIAEMATMKAGGIVAVSDDGKCVQDARLMLSCMKYASNFGIPVIIHPEDYSLAGKGQIHSGKVATKLGFSGIPGLAEEVIIARDIMLAESAGAQLHIAHISTERSIELVKNAKDKGLPVTCEVTPHHLVLNEEANLSFNTNTKMKPPLRSEKDRLACIQALKEGIIDCIATDHSPHADFEKEKEFDLAPFGIIGLETAFPVLYKNLVQTGQIDLNRLIEALTIAPAKILNLPGGILAEGKTADLTIIDLEKETLFSAENILSKSKNTPWLNQWFPGRIMVTICDGKITYLDSENG